A genomic region of Eucalyptus grandis isolate ANBG69807.140 chromosome 5, ASM1654582v1, whole genome shotgun sequence contains the following coding sequences:
- the LOC104441092 gene encoding disease resistance protein RPV1, giving the protein MDVPYSSSSSSSSSYASSVLPQYEVVLSFGEDASSLVSPLFTGLTKAGISVFLGSGSDPVLSKMIELSKISIPIISPEYASSQNSLMVLDRMLDCRDTMNHVVIPIFYRVNPSFAVHKNRRSDGMLLDSLKSALHRIGQLKGYRLDGVSDWLLYELILYVTRQLKEAELIGASMPVGIENQVLEIMRSLYVDYRNGQALDVHGSEARMVGIYGIKGIGKTTLAKFVYNQLYPLFEGCCYLGNIQEISRTESLEHLQSQLVSNLLKREHISFGSFQEGIYYIRNEFRNMRVLIVLDDVNEQHHLKALAGKLSWFGSRSRIIVTTRNTDLLKIPEVVAAYEVKPMAADQSLHLFYRHAFGGSFPHEDYPKLSKEIISTAGGLPVAIEVIGSFLYRKNKNIWIETLQKFGARNIYLDIAYSAFITSYEALDEGARNIFLDIACFLEGKDRRMPLYMWEDSGFYPRSGIESLLLASLVKIGENNELLVNDPLRDLGRVIVGEEDPTNPGKRSRLWNHEESLLTLESKIGTERVQALCLKVDNSSDKFFTREEFQRLSQLRFLKLDNANIRGDFTNLLSGLKWLDWRGCPETFKAKNLHLKKLMILDLSRSKVTHKWKGWSQIKMPQLKVLNLTGCHEMMETPDFSGYPQLEMLILESCLELLSIDPSICVLRCLVSLNLKSCRNFCELPPEMGNMEALKELLLDGTSVQVIPSSIRRMKKLETLSASNCCSLTRLPKSICNIEALSMLLLENVNIPKLPNSIGSLVKLKRLLLRDCRRIQALPESIGKLGCSLLELDVSGMPISELPESIRNLQQLRVLKMDRCLVREFPRAIGELRKLEEIHASHCTSLEGSIPDDIYNLQFLKILILGHSGVSVLPQSIGVLNHLQTLDLLPCNNIETLPMLPPSLTCLRINSKKMSIIPNIQNLVELEELSFGDENPKGLIVPRNPTFISTEHKSLWAVTFPKLRSLEFSHYQILNLRFEYSSACVPQLKKVFLGGANLQRISGLPSSLSVLSIRACSSLTSLPTFQNLSHLLELELSSTAVKEISGLGELKSLEILVVSDCEIEHLNGLSELRSLKRLSLKHCKSLKSPNVSGLTMLKVLEIHKCQKIRYIEGLEELTSLEQLLVSECKAARSDEVKQALRRVRKRLRTSP; this is encoded by the exons ATGGACGTCCCctattcatcatcatcatcatcatcatcatcatacgcATCCTCTGTACTGCCGCAATACGAAGTGGTCTTGAGCTTTGGAGAGGATGCGAGCTCGCTCGTTTCTCCCCTTTTCACCGGCTTGACGAAGGCGGGGATAAGCGTGTTTTTAGGCTCGGGAAGTGACCCCGTGCTGTCCAAAATGATTGAACTGTCGAAGATATCGATACCCATCATCTCGCCCGAGTACGCTTCCAGCCAGAACTCCCTCATGGTGCTGGACCGGATGTTGGATTGCAGGGACACCATGAACCATGTCGTCATTCCCATTTTCTATCGCGTTAACCCCTCCTTCGCGGTTCACAAAAATCGAAGAAGCGATGGCATGCTTCTTGACTCATTGAAGTCCGCCCTCCATCGTATAGGACAATTGAAGGGATATCGCCTTGACGGCGTGAGCGACTG GCTTCTGTACGAGCTCATCTTGTATGTCACTCGGCAGCTGAAGGAAGCTGAACTAATCGGTGCTTCCATGCCAGTCGGAATAGAAAATCAAGTCCTCGAGATAATGAGAAGTCTTTATGTTGACTATCGCAACGGACAAGCGCTTGATGTACATGGCAGTGAGGCCCGAATGGTCGGAATATATGGCATCAAGGGGATCGGGAAAACAACTCTTGCAAAGTTTGTTTACAACCAACTATATCCTCTGTTTGAAGGCTGCTGCTACCTGGGAAACATCCAAGAAATATCGAGAACCGAGTCCCTCGAGCATCTGCAAAGCCAACTGGTTTCTAACCTGCTAAAACGAGAACACATAAGCTTTGGTTCGTTCCAAGAAGGTATTTACTATATCAGAAATGAGTTTCGCAACATGAGAGTTCTCATTGTGCTCGATGATGTCAATGAGCAGCATCATCTCAAAGCATTAGCTGGAAAGCTAAGCTGGTTTGGGTCAAGAAGCAGGATAATCGTGACGACCAGAAACACCGATCTTCTTAAGATCCCTGAAGTGGTTGCGGCTTATGAAGTTAAGCCTATGGCCGCAGATCAATCCCTTCATCTTTTCTATCGACATGCTTTTGGGGGAAGTTTTCCCCATGAGGACTACCCTAAACTGTCCAAGGAAATTATTTCCACAGCTGGAGGCCTTCCTGTAGCAATTGAGGTTATAGGTTCATTTCTGtacagaaaaaacaaaaacatatggATTGAGACGTTACAGAAATTCGGtgcaagaaatatatatttggaTATAGCTTATTCAGCGTTCATAACTAGCTATGAAGCTCTAGATGAGGGGGCAAGAAATATATTTCTAGATATTGCTTGTTTTCTTGAGGGAAAGGACAGGAGAATGCCCTTATACATGTGGGAGGACTCTGGTTTTTATCCTCGTAGTGGTATCGAAAGTCTCCTTCTCGCGTCCCTGGTGAAAATTGGAGAGAATAACGAGCTCTTGGTGAATGATCCATTAAGAGACCTTGGTCGAGTAATTGTCGGCGAGGAAGACCCCACGAACCCTGGAAAGCGCAGCAGGCTGTGGAATCACGAGGAGTCCCTCCTTACCTTAGAGAGCAAAATA GGAACAGAGAGGGTTCAAGCCCTCTGTCTCAAGGTTGACAATAGTTCAGACAAGTTTTTCACACGGGAAGAATTTCAAAGACTGTCTCAGCTGAGGTTCCTAAAATTGGACAATGCAAATATTCGGGGAGATTTCACTAATCTACTCTCCGGTTTAAAGTGGCTCGACTGGCGAGGGTGCCCCGAGACCTTTAAAGCCAAGAACTTGCATCTGAAGAAGTTGATGATTCTTGATTTATCACGGAGCAAGGTCACTCACAAATGGAAGGGCTGGAGTCAAATCAAG ATGCcacaattgaaagttttgaacCTCACGGGGTGTCATGAAATGATGGAAACTCCCGACTTCTCCGGTTACCCACAGTTGGAGATGTTGATTCTCGAAAGCTGTCTTGAATTGCTCAGTATAGACCCTTCAATTTGTGTTCTAAGATGCTTGGtttccttgaatttgaaatcCTGCAGAAATTTTTGTGAGTTGCCACCGGAAATGGGTAACATGGAAGCACTGAAAGAGCTTCTCCTAGATGGGACTTCTGTACAAGTAATCCCTTCATCAATACGTCGTATGAAGAAACTTGAAACTCTTAGTGCCTCCAATTGCTGCTCACTAACTAGGCTGCCCAAATCCATTTGCAATATAGAAGCTCTTTCGATGCTCTTGCTGGAAAATGTGAATATCCCCAAACTCCCCAATTCGATTGGAAGTTTGGTGAAACTTAAACGGTTGTTGTTGAGGGACTGCCGGCGGATACAGGCACTTCCAGAATCTATCGGCAAATTAGGATGCTCGTTGCTGGAGTTGGATGTATCAGGGATGCCTATTTCGGAACTGCCCGAATCCATTAGAAACCTGCAGCAACTGAGAGTTCTTAAGATGGATCGTTGTCTTGTGAGAGAGTTTCCTAGGGCCATTGGTGAGCTAAGGAAGCTTGAAGAGATCCATGCTTCCCATTGTACGAGTTTGGAGGGAAGCATTCCTGATGACATTTACAATCTACAATTCTTGAAAATATTGATCCTAGGACATAGTGGTGTTTCTGTACTACCACAGTCAATCGGGGTTCTAAACCATCTCCAGACCCTTGATTTACTTCCTTGCAACAACATTGAAACTTTGCCGATGCTTCCCCCGAGTTTGACTTGTCTGCGAATAAACTCAAAGAAGATGAGCATAATCCCAAATATCCAGAATTTAGTTGAATTGGAGGAGTTGAGCTTCGGCGATGAGAACCCCAAGGGGCTAATAGTTCCTCGTAACCCCACATTCATTTCGACCGAGCACAAGTCTCTTTGGGCCGTAACATTTCCAAAGCTCAGGAGTTTAGAGTTTTCTCATTACCAAATCCTCAATCTGAGATTTGAGTACAGCTCTGCATGCGTTCCTCAGCTCAAGAAAGTCTTCCTGGGGGGCGCAAATCTTCAAAGAATATCGGGACTTCCCTCATCATTGTCCGTCTTGTCAATTCGAGCTTGTTCATCGCTGACGAGTTTGCCAACATTTCAGAATTTGAGTCACTTGTTGGAGCTAGAGCTCTCAAGCACGGCTGTCAAAGAAATTTCAGGGCTTGGAGAGTTAAAAAGCCTAGAGATCCTGGTGGTGTCGGATTGTGAGATAGAACATCTCAACGGCCTCTCCGAATTGAGATCATTGAAGAGATTGTCTCTCAAGCACTGCAAGTCCCTCAAGTCGCCCAATGTATCTGGCCTCACCATGTTGAAAGTCCTGGAAATCCACAAGTGCCAGAAGATCCGCTATATCGAAGGCCTCGAGGAGTTGACATCCTTGGAGCAGCTGCTCGTGAGTGAATGTAAGGCTGCAAGGTCAGATGAAGTAAAACAAGCCCTGAGGAGAGTACGAAAACGTTTGAGGACATCCCCTTGA